A stretch of Ipomoea triloba cultivar NCNSP0323 chromosome 11, ASM357664v1 DNA encodes these proteins:
- the LOC116033959 gene encoding aspartic proteinase-like protein 2, which translates to MAMVDMRLLVGAVAVLVAVAEGNVVFKVKHKYGGRGSSLLPELKAHDSRRHGRMLASVDFHLGGNGQPTDAALYYTKLSIGTPSNDYHVQVDTGSDILWVNCAGCDKCPEKSNLGIELKLYDIKASSSAKTITCDQDLCTTMFNAPYADCKVGVACEYQVTYGDGSATAGYFVKDEVHFDQVTGNLKTGPMIGAVGFGCSAKQSGELGTSTAAVDGIIGFGQANSSVISQLAESGKVKKIFSHCLDNHNGGGIFAIGEVVEPKLNSTPLVENEPHYNVVMEQVEVGGSVLDIRTSFFDLGKRDMIIDSGTTLAYLPDSIYSPLMKKLMEKQSDLEIHKLEGFKCFDYDENVDDGFPVVTFTFADSLKLTVYPHDYLFQVRDNEYCIGWQNSGMQTKDGKEMTLLGDLVLSGKLIVYDLEKQSISMTEYNCSSSIKVKDEASGNAYAVGAHDISVSNFSWRNTRNVYTMGLLIYFLCSLMN; encoded by the exons ATGGCGATGGTGGATATGAGGTTATTGGTTGGGGCTGTGGCGGTGCTGGTGGCGGTGGCGGAGGGGAATGTGGTGTTCAAGGTGAAGCATAAGTAcggtgggcgtgggagctctctctTGCCGGAGCTCAAAGCGCATGATTCCCGTCGCCATGGACGAATGCTCGCTTCCGTTGATTTCCATTTGGGTGGTAATGGCCAGCCCACTGATGCTGC GCTCTACTATACTAAGCTTTCAATTGGGACTCCTTCAAATGACTATCATGTCCAGGTTGATACCGGAAGTGACATTCTGTGGGTGAATTGTGCTGGCTGTGACAAGTGTCCTGAAAAGAGCAACCTTGGG ATAGAGTTGAAGCTTTATGATATAAAGGCCTCTTCATCTGCAAAGACTATTACTTGTGACCAAGATCTTTGCACTACCATGTTCAATGCTCCTTATGCTGATTGCAAGGTTGGAGTGGCTTGTGAATATCAGGTTACTTATGGGGATGGTAGTGCCACTGCAGGATACTTTGTTAAAGATGAGGTTCATTTTGATCAAGTAACTGGAAACCTTAAAACAGGACCCATGATTGGGGCCGTAGGATTTGG GTGCTCAGCCAAACAATCGGGAGAGTTAGGTACATCTACTGCAGCAGTTGATGGGATAATTGGTTTTGGGCAAGCAAACTCATCCGTCATTTCACAGCTAGCAGAATCGGGGAAGGTGAAAAAGATATTTTCACATTGCTTAGATAATCACAATGGGGGTGGCATATTTGCCATTGGAGAAGTAGTTGAACCCAAACTAAATTCAACACCACTTGTTGAAAATGA GCCACACTATAATGTTGTTATGGAACAAGTTGAGGTGGGTGGCAGTGTTCTAGACATTCGGACATCTTTTTTTGACTTAGGAAAGAGAGATATGATAATTGACAGTGGTACAACCTTGGCATATCTTCCGGATTCAATCTATTCACCTCTCATGAAAAAG TTGATGGAAAAACAAAGTGATCTGGAGATTCATAAACTTGAAGGGTTCAAATGCTTTGACTACGATGAGAA TGTTGATGATGGATTCCCTGTCGTAACCTTTACTTTCGCAGATTCACTTAAATTGACAGTATACCCACATGATTACCTTTTCCAAGTTCGT GATAATGAATATTGCATCGGTTGGCAGAACAGTGGAATGCAGACAAAAGATGGGAAGGAAATGACCCTGTTGGGag ATCTTGTTCTATCTGGCAAACTGATTGTGTATGATCTTGAAAAGCAGTCTATCAGCATGACTGAATATAACT GCTCTTCAAGCATCAAAGTGAAGGATGAAGCCTCGGGGAACGCATATGCCGTGGGAGCCCATGATATTTCAGTTAGTAATTTCAGTTGGAGGAACACTAGAAATGTGTATACAATGGGCCTGTTAATATACTTCTTGTGCAGTTTGATGAACTGA